A region of the Lachancea thermotolerans CBS 6340 chromosome E complete sequence genome:
GCGAGCCAGTgtttctggaaaagctaATTTATGATAGGGCACTTGAAATATCGAAGACGGCCGCAAAGTACGAAATGCAAGGCGAATATTTGAATAATTGCGAGCTCGCATATGCAACTTCTTTGTGGATGTTAGAGAGCATTTTGGATAAGGATACGGACAGCGACAACATTGGTGATTTTGGTTCTTGGGCTACGGAAGCCTTGGACGAAGCAGACAAACAAATGATCAAAAAATACATCGACAGCATTGCAAATAGGCTAAGGATTTTACGACGGAAAATGAACCATTCATGACTACAAGAATCGTGCGGAAAATACGTCTCTGGGTTTTATTaatattattttttttgtttttagcTACTCGTTTCTCAATGGCCTGTTAGTAAGCAGGCATAGGTATTGTCTTCGGCCTCTATAGCTAGCACTATCTTTCAGGAGTTTATATGGTTTGCCACCTGTGACGGTGACTTTATTCATACTTATTACATACACATTTAAACAACACAAGCGAGTCAGCCTTGTAAGTCTGAGAATAATCCTCATAAATGCGATTAAGATAACTATACATTTTCTGTTTAAAGGAGAGGAGCTCAGGTGATAGGGTAGTGCAGATCAATTGAAACAGGCCTAGAATAATGCAGAGTGCGAAAACATCCTCACGAGGACTTTCCGGCCTGCCTGCCCTCCTCCAATAGCCCAACACTGATGGACTTTGATCTGTATCTTCCTTCCAAGCCTCGGTTTTGCGTCGGCTTCCTGCCAGGCCGCGTTTTCGAATCGTACTTTGTCTCGCGCTTTCCTTCATAATGGTTCACATAAGAATTTGTATTGGTCTCGCGCCTTGAATTGTCACGAGAAGGTGTCATTGAAGGCCTCCTGCTAGATCCAGATGACGTTAAAACGCTTTGTAAAAGGTCCTTAGACGTGACACGCGAATTATCAGTCTGTGAGTGCGTATTGAGAACTGGCTTCACGGTACTTTGCTGGGTAGTTGCAACGGGATTTTTGCTAGGCAAGACCAAGGGTCCCGGATTAGATTTAGAAGCAGAACTGCGCCAATTCGTTGAGGCACCCCCAGTAAAGTCACGAAAGCTATGCGCGTTGTTAGAAGGCTCGCTGACTTCAGATGCTCTCAACTCGGGGATCATATTGAGCACGTCAACTGGAACGTCAACGCTCGCATCCGTGTTTCCATCCAAAATGAACCCTTCCGCGTCCGGTGCTATCTCGGCAGTATCCTGGTTGAAATTCATGACAGTCCCAAGGATTGCTCCGTTGTTTTCGGCTGTTAGCGTCGAAGCGCTTCCAGAGGGGTACCGTTTTGGCTCTGGAATAGGCTCAAATATCTCAGTCTTGAACTTTGGAGGTGCGAAGGAGTGAGGAAAATTGGTGGCCTTGAAGCGGTTTGCCCTCTGGGAGCTAGAAGCGCTCGAAACTGAGCCCTGTCTGCGGTTATGTCCGCTCATGCCCACGTTTAGCATCAGCTCGTCATCCGCATCTGCATCTTTAGGTCCTCCAGGTTCGTTTCTTGTAGGTCTTTCAGTGAATGAGGGCACAGCGACAACGGGGGCAAGATCTCTTAGAGAAACTGTGCTTCCATGCTCCGAATCAATACCAAACTCGAATGGTAGTGATTCTGTCTCCGATTGAAATTCATCAGAATAGGAGTCCCCAGAGTTGCGATaagagcttgaagtacCGCTCGTTGTTGAATACCCGTCTTCCTCGTCGCTGCCGTCGTAAttggaaaaaaaattgcCTCTCCTGGGCCCGACATGGGCACTTGGCTTGTTTCCAAACCTTTCCCTTGAGGACTCATTATCTCCGCCATGTAAAAAGCCATTGTGATATCCACCATCTAGAGCTTTCGAAGCAGGTGGCTGAGATGTTGAAGGGTGCAGACTGCGTGGAACAATCTTAGACCGAACCGCTGCCCGCGAGGAACCATCACCCCCACTTCCTTGTCTTGGTCCGATTCCGATAGCGGCAGGAGCCCGCGCCTGTGGGCGGATTTGTCTATCATTGGAAGCCGAGGGGATAGTTGCGCTGCGGTAGCTAAGCTGTGAAGAGGCTATGGGTCTCGGGTTCAAGTGTGGGTTACGCGCACTGGCGTTGGGGTTGTTATGGTAAGATGCAAGCCTTGCTGAAGCACCCTTCGCGCCTGCATATACTGGAGGTGGCCGAGCGAAAATTGTCGGCGAAGATCTCTCATATAGGGGAGAGGAAGAGTTGGAGTACGTTTCACCCGCAGTCTGATGACCTGCGTACGTGTCGATGTAAAAACTATCCAGCGAAGCAAAAGAGGAATTTACAGGCAAGGAAACAATGGCGCTTGAATCTCTCTTGCTGTCAAACCTCTGTAGTTCTTGTTGGAAAATCTCTCGTGCGCTCAATCCGTCCTCACCGTTATCTGGATCCATCAGAGCGCCCTCACTCAGAATGAGGTTTCCATTGCTTGCCTGGGCGCTTGTGTTCGTTTTTATATGCGAATTAGCGAAGCGAATTGGATCGCCAATGCTGTCATTAAATTGGTCGTGAAAGTCGTTACTATTGTTACCATTCTTGTCGAAGTTGGTTagcgttcttgaagagTCATTATCGCTTTTCTGGCTGATATTCATGGACTCTAATGCCGACcgcttgagcttgtttccGATACCGCAAACAGCGTTATTGAGCTCATGCGCGGAAATAGAAATCTGCTGGTATTCCTCACCCTGAGGCCGCTgaaacttcagcttctccATAAGTTTATCTACGGAGAGCTCGCTGGCGGAATCAGAGGTGCTTTCGAAGTCCCAACAGACAAACGGGTGCCTTTTGATTCCGGGGATGTCTATCCTCTCAAAGGGGTTTTTAGTGAGTAATTTTTCGAGCAAATCTTTGGCCGCGTTGTACTCCTCCACACAAGAAATTTGTGACACACCGTTGCTCGCCATATCTGCGTAGG
Encoded here:
- a CDS encoding serine/threonine-protein kinase (weakly similar to uniprot|P38990 Saccharomyces cerevisiae YER129W PAK1 Upstream kinase for the SNF1 complex partially redundant function with Elm1p and Tos3p members of this family of kinases have functional orthology with LKB1 a mammalian kinase associated with Peutz-Jeghers cancer-susceptibility syndrome), producing the protein MGTHSHGNEEVDIPPNLQSKLNALLGHGAGVQLSKLHAEATDESSATSSADSLNLLLERQQQRQLNHPMHQEHIAASPAVAAATAAAAAVPPRKVKETTKISLEYDPISKRKVLNTYEIIGELGHGQHGKVKLARDLVTKQLVAIKIVDRNGGKSNRFSFKKRASGSDKIKREIAIMKKCHHEHVVKLIEVLDDSTSRKIYLVLEYCSNGEVKWCPGDQLETEARGPPLLTFQRAREIFRGVVLGLEYLHYQGIIHRDIKPANLLISGSGTVKISDFGVSFAASNTEGGYGSLDELELAKTAGTPAFFAPEICLGHEASEKFSSGQPAERKGLMISHKIDIWAIGVTLHCLLFGMLPFFSEFELELFDKIINENLALKPYADMASNGVSQISCVEEYNAAKDLLEKLLTKNPFERIDIPGIKRHPFVCWDFESTSDSASELSVDKLMEKLKFQRPQGEEYQQISISAHELNNAVCGIGNKLKRSALESMNISQKSDNDSSRTLTNFDKNGNNSNDFHDQFNDSIGDPIRFANSHIKTNTSAQASNGNLILSEGALMDPDNGEDGLSAREIFQQELQRFDSKRDSSAIVSLPVNSSFASLDSFYIDTYAGHQTAGETYSNSSSPLYERSSPTIFARPPPVYAGAKGASARLASYHNNPNASARNPHLNPRPIASSQLSYRSATIPSASNDRQIRPQARAPAAIGIGPRQGSGGDGSSRAAVRSKIVPRSLHPSTSQPPASKALDGGYHNGFLHGGDNESSRERFGNKPSAHVGPRRGNFFSNYDGSDEEDGYSTTSGTSSSYRNSGDSYSDEFQSETESLPFEFGIDSEHGSTVSLRDLAPVVAVPSFTERPTRNEPGGPKDADADDELMLNVGMSGHNRRQGSVSSASSSQRANRFKATNFPHSFAPPKFKTEIFEPIPEPKRYPSGSASTLTAENNGAILGTVMNFNQDTAEIAPDAEGFILDGNTDASVDVPVDVLNMIPELRASEVSEPSNNAHSFRDFTGGASTNWRSSASKSNPGPLVLPSKNPVATTQQSTVKPVLNTHSQTDNSRVTSKDLLQSVLTSSGSSRRPSMTPSRDNSRRETNTNSYVNHYEGKRETKYDSKTRPGRKPTQNRGLEGRYRSKSISVGLLEEGRQAGKSS